In Gossypium raimondii isolate GPD5lz chromosome 12, ASM2569854v1, whole genome shotgun sequence, a single window of DNA contains:
- the LOC105765582 gene encoding protein HOTHEAD has translation MDLGSMGFLKALLVAVYALDPYFSHAETAPNYSFVHESTTAPPVSYHDYIVVGGGAAGCPLAATLSETANVLVLERGGSPYRNPGKTDKGNFLLTLLDPSPDSYAQIFITEDGVYNHRARVLGGGTVFNAGFYSHAETEFVKESGLDEALVNDAYQWVENKVVFKAPLLQWQTAVRDGLLEAGILPYNGYTNEHINGTKIGSTIFDMNDHRHSAADLLEYADPKNIIVYLHATVTKILFTTQTVGSRPRAIGVIYEDAMGEKHTAYLTNDSKSEIIVSAGAIGSSQLLMLSGIGPRSQLESLGIEVVIDQPMVGQGMADNTLNGVFIPSPNPVELSLLSTVGISLLVNYIEAGSGLNLAPSFGWISKFLLSILNQTTIGSFFDTRLNGGIIAQKVARPLSTGHLELRSTDPNETPKVRFNYFQEPEDLRNCVQGMKTIINVVNSKAFSKFRYQTISTQQLLNVVAALPLNQRPRHFDTASSLEQFCNDTVMTFWHHQGGCQVGKVVDEDYKVIGVDGLRVIDASTFSSTPGTNPQATVMMLGRAMGVRIQKDRLS, from the exons ATGGATTTGGGATCAATGGGGTTCCTCAAAGCTTTGCTTGTCGCTGTTTATGCTTTGGATCCCTACTTTTCCCATGCTGAGACAG CTCCAAATTACAGTTTCGTTCACGAATCAACAACAGCACCTCCGGTCTCATACCACGACTATATTGTGGTCGGTGGAGGAGCCGCTGGCTGTCCCTTGGCCGCAACTCTATCAGAAACCGCCAACGTTTTAGTCCTCGAAAGAGGAGGGTCTCCCTACCGCAACCCTGGTAAGACAGACAAAGGCAACTTCTTGCTCACTCTTTTAGATCCCTCCCCCGATTCATATGCTCAAATATTCATTACTGAGGACGGAGTATACAACCACCGAGCACGTGTACTCGGCGGTGGCACCGTCTTCAACGCCGGGTTTTACTCACACGCCGAAACCGAGTTCGTAAAGGAATCTGGTTTGGATGAAGCTTTGGTGAATGATGCATATCAGTGGGTTGAAAACAAGGTGGTTTTCAAGGCACCATTGTTGCAATGGCAAACAGCAGTGAGGGATGGGTTGCTTGAAGCTGGGATTTTACCATACAACGGATATACAAATGAACACATCAATGGGACTAAAATTGGTTCAACCATTTTCGACATGAATGATCATAGACATAGTGCAGCTGACTTGCTTGAATATGCTGACCCAAAGAATATCATAGTTTACTTGCATGCCACGGTAACCAAGATCCTTTTTACAACACAAA CTGTTGGATCACGACCTAGAGCTATTGGGGTGATATATGAGGATGCAATGGGAGAAAAGCACACGGCATATTTAACAAATGATTCCAAGAGTGAAATAATCGTATCAGCAGGTGCCATTGGAAGCTCACAATTATTGATGTTGAGCGGCATTGGGCCACGTTCTCAACTTGAGTCACTTGGTATCGAGGTGGTGATAGACCAACCTATGGTTGGCCAAGGCATGGCCGACAATACATTGAATGGTGTTTTTATTCCATCCCCTAATCCCGTTGAGCTCTCACTTCTTTCAACTGTGGGCATATCCCTGCTTGTTAACTATATTGAAGCCGGAAGTGGATTGAATTTGGCTCCTTCTTTTGGGTGGATTTCCAAGTTTTTGCTCTCCATCTTGAACCAG ACCACTATTGGGTCCTTCTTCGATACAAGACTTAACGGTGGCATCATTGCTCAAAAAGTTGCTCGTCCACTCTCAACAGGCCACCTTGAGCTTCGTAGCACCGATCCAAACGAGACCCCCAAGGTGAGGTTCAATTACTTTCAAGAACCAGAAGACTTGAGAAACTGTGTACAAGGCATGAAAACCATAATCAACGTTGTGAACTCCAAAGCCTTCTCGAAATTTCGTTACCAAACCATCTCGACTCAACAGCTTCTTAATGTGGTGGCAGCACTTCCCTTGAACCAGAGACCGAGACACTTTGATACTGCTTCGTCTTTGGAACAATTCTGCAATGACACTGTGATGACATTTTGGCATCATCAAGGAGGATGCCAAGTTGGGAAGGTTGTGGATGAAGATTACAAGGTCATTGGCGTGGATGGCCTTAGGGTTATCGATGCTTCTACCTTTAGTTCCACACCTGGAACTAATCCTCAGGCTACTGTCATGATGCTTGGAAG AGCTATGGGAGTACGAATTCAGAAGGATAGACTTTCGTAA